The DNA region AGGCGTCGGTGCCGATCATCGCCGCGCCGACCTGGCCGGTGATGGCCACCATCGGCACGGAGTCCATGTTGGCGTCGGCAAGCGGGGTGACGAGGTTGGTCGCGCCCGGACCGGACGTCGCCATGCAGACCCCCACCTTGCCGGTCGCGGCGGCGTAGCCCTGGGCCGCGTGGCCGGCGCCCTGCTCGTGGCGTACGAGGATGTGGCGGATCTTCGAGTCCATCAGCGGGTCGTACGCCGGAAGGATCGCTCCTCCCGGAATGCCGAAGATGTTCTCGGCCCCCGCTGCTTCCAGCGACTTGATCAGGCTCTGTGCGCCTGTCATCTGCTCGCTCATGTCCGCCGTCCTACTCCTCGGAGCTTCTACTCATGGGATCTCGTGGGGTTGCTTGTGCAACAAAAAACCCTCCGGCCCGGCGGGCAACGGAGGGAGACGCGTCGTCTGGGGCCAGTGGCTCCTAGGCGACGCGCCTGATAAGTACGAGAATGCTGTGCAGCATGCCCACACGTTAACCCCATGTGTCGCGCCGTGTCACCTCACCCTATCGCGCGTCCCATGATCTGAGATCACCGTCCCAGTATCTGTCAGTCGTTCGGTCGGGGCAGCTCGCCGGAGCGGATCCTCGGCGCAGATCCTCGGAGCAGATCTCAGGGATCTCACCGAGGCGCCGGGCCCGCGGGGATCGCTAGCCTGGGCGGACCAGTGGATCTCGGGTCCGTCCGCCCAGTGGAGGCAACGATGTCGACCGACGAGAAACACGGCTCCGCGTGGCTTCCGCCACGCTGGTTCATCCGCGCCGCGTGGTGGTTCCACCGCCGGCTGTACGCAGCGGGCGGCGCCCGCTTCCTGCGCCGTCCACGCCCGGACCGGGCCGGCATGCTCCGGCTGACCACGGTCGGGCGCCGCACCGGGCAGGAGCGCTCGGTCATCCTGTCCTACGTCCCCGACGGGTCGACGTACGTCACGCTGGCGATGAACGGCTGGGCCGACCCGCCACCCGCCTGGTGGCTCAACCTGAAGGCCCGGCCCGAAGCCCTCGCCGAGACCGTCGACGGGCCACGGCAGGTGCGCGCCCACGAGGCCACCGGACCCGAGCGCGAGCGGCTGTGGGCGATGCTCGCCGCCGCCGACGACGGGTGGGGCGACCTCGACGACTTCGCCGCCCGGCGCTCGCACCAGACTCCGGTGGTGGTCCTGGAGGTCACCGAGCCCGCCTCGTGACGGCTCAGCCCAGGCCGAGCCGCTCGCGCAGGAACGTCCAGGCGAAGGCGGAGAGGTGGGCCGACTGCGCGTTGTTGGCGGCGCCGCCGTGGCCACCCTCGATGTTCTCGTAGTAGGTGACGTCCTTGCCGGTCGCGGCCAGCAGCGCGGCCATCTTGCGGGCGTGGCCGGGGTGGACCCGGTCGTCCTTGGTGGAGGTGGTGAGCAGGACCGGCGGGTAGGTCTTCGAGCCGTCGAGCAGATGGTAGGGCGAGAACATCCGGATGTACTCCCACTCCTCCGGCACGTCCGGGTCGCCGTACTCGGCCATCCACGACGCTCCGGCGAGGAGGTGGGAGTAGCGCTTCATGTCCAGCAGCGGCACCTGGATCACGACGGCGCCGAACAGCTCGGGGTAGAGCGTGAGCATGTTGCCGGTCAGCAGCCCGCCGTTGGAGCCGCCCTGGATCCCGAGGTGGTCGGCGTCGGTCACGCCGGTCTCGGCGAGGTGGCGGGCGACGGCGGCGAAGTCCTCGTAGGCCTTGTGCCGGTTCTCCTTCAGCGCCGCCTGGTGCCAGGCCGGGCCGTACTCCCCTCCCCCGCGGATGTTGGCGACCGCATAGACGCCGCCCTCGCTGAGCCAGGCCCGGCCGACGCCGGCGGAGTAGCCCGGGGTCATCGGGATCTCGAAGCCGCCGTAGCCGTAGAGCAGCGTCGGGACCGGGCCGGCGCTGCCGTCGAGGGCGGCTGCGGAGCCGACGATGAAATAGGGGATCCGGGTGCCGTCGGCCGAGGTGGCGAAGCGCTGCTCGGCCCGCAGCCCGTCGGTGTCGAACCAGGCCGGCGCGGACTTGAGCGGCTCGACGGTCTCGGCGCCGATCGTGGTCAGGCCGTACGTCGCCGGGGTCAGGTAGCCGCTGGTCACGACCCAGACCTCGTCCGACTCGACCGCGTCGACGGCACGGGTGCCGACAGCGGCCACCGGGTCGGTCGCCGGGAACTCCGAGCGCACCCACTCCCCCGACGCCGGCGCCGGCGCCGGCGCCGGCGGGGTCAGGACGTGCAACCGGTTCTTCACGTCCTCGAACACGTTGAGGACGAGGTGGTTGCGGGTCCAGGTCGCCCCGGCGAGCGAGGTCTTCGCGGTGGGCTCGAAGAGGACGGTCAGGTCGCGCTCGCCGGCCAGGAACCGGTCGGCCTCGATCGCGAGCAGGGACCCGGCGGCGTACGTCGTCTCCGTCGGGGTCCACTCGTCGCGCAGCTCGATCACCAGCCACTCCCGGTGGAAACCGGCCTCGGCCGAGTCGGGGATGTCGAGCTTGGTGAGCGTCTGCTCGGGCGTGCCGGGGTCGGTGGCGACGTACGTCTCGGACTTGTAGAACGCGATCGAGCGGCTGACCAGGTCGCGCTCGAAGCCGGGGGTGTGGATGCGGCGGGCGGAGATGTACATGTCCTCGTCGGTGCCCTCGTAGACCACCGCCGCGTCCTCGAACGGGGTGCCGCGGCGCCACAGCTTCACGATCCGCGGGTAGCCGCTCGGGGTCAGCGAGCCGGGGCCGAAGTCGGTGTAGACGTAGACCGCGTCCGGACCGCACCAGGAGAGCGCGCCCTTGGCGCCGCCCTGCTCGACGGCACGGGTGAAGCCACCGTCCTCGGGGGCCACGAACGCCTTCTCGACCAGGTCGAACTCCCGGGTCACGTCGGCGTCCGAGCCGCCCGGGGAGAGGTCGACGAGCACCTTGCGCCACGGCTCGCCCGGCTCGGGCCGGAGCACCGAGGCGCCGTGCCAGACCCAGCTCTCGCCCTCCTCGGCGGCGAGCGCGTCGAGGTCGAGCAGGATCTCCCACTCGGGGTCGTCGGTGCGGTACGACTCCGGCGTGGTGCGCCGCCAGATGCCGCGCTCGTGGTCGGCGTCGCGCCAGAAGTTGTAGAGGTGCTCGCCGAGCCGGGAGACCTCGGGCACCCGGTCGTCGGAGTCGAGCACCTCGAGGATCTGGGCCTCGATCTTGGCGAACACGGGATCGGCGCCGACGCTCGCGTGGGCCTCCTCGTTGCGCGCCCGCACCCAGGCCAGCGCCTCGACGCCCTCGACCTCCTCGAGCCAGCCGAACGGGTCCTCCCCGGCGGGGTCGAGCGGGGTCACGATCGTCAGCTCAGAGGTCATGCCGGAAGGCTACTTCGCGGGGTGCAAGTTGCGACCGACCGGCACAATTGCGGCATGAGTGAAGCGGAGGGGTCGTCGAAGGGTCTGCCGCGGCGAGCGGCGACACGGACGGCCAAGCTGGCCGCGCTGCCGATGGGATACGCCGGGCGCAAGGCCCTCGGGCTCGGGAAGCGGATCGGGGGCAAGCCGGCCGAGGCCGTGCTGGCCGACGTCCACCAGCGTACGGCCGACCAGCTGTTCCGCACCCTGGGTGAGCTCAAGGGCGGCGCGATGAAGTTCGGGCAGATGCTCTCGATCATGGAGGCGGCGCTGCCGGAGTCGCAGGCGGCCCACTACCGCGCCCAGCTCACCCGGCTCCAGGACTCCGCTCCCCCGATGCCGACCGGGATCGTACGCGGCCTGCTGGCCCGGGATCTCGGACCGGAATGGTCCGACCAGCTGGTCGAGCTGTCCGAGGAGCCGGCCGCCTCCGCCTCGATCGGACAGGTGCACCGTGGCCGCTGGGCCGACGGGCGTGAGGTCGCGGTGAAGGTGCAGTACCCGGGCGCCGACGAGGCGCTCCGCGCCGACCTGCGCCAGATCGGCCGGGTCGCCGCGATCGGCAACGCCGTCGTGCCGGGGATGGACATCAAGGCGCTGGTGGCCGAGCTGCAGGAGCGGGTCGTCGAGGAGCTCGACTACCCGAAGGAGGCCGAGGCCCAGCGCGTCTTCGCCGAGGCGTACGCGGACCACCCCCTGATCGACGTCCCCGATGTCGTCGCCGTGGGGCCGAGCGTGCTCGTCACCGAGTGGGTGGAGTCGGAGGGATCGATCGCGAAGGTGATCGCCGAGGGCACCCCCGAGGAGCGCGACCACTACGGCGAGCTCCTCGTCCGGTTCTGGTTCTCCGCACCGGAGCTGA from Nocardioides luteus includes:
- a CDS encoding prolyl oligopeptidase family serine peptidase; the encoded protein is MTSELTIVTPLDPAGEDPFGWLEEVEGVEALAWVRARNEEAHASVGADPVFAKIEAQILEVLDSDDRVPEVSRLGEHLYNFWRDADHERGIWRRTTPESYRTDDPEWEILLDLDALAAEEGESWVWHGASVLRPEPGEPWRKVLVDLSPGGSDADVTREFDLVEKAFVAPEDGGFTRAVEQGGAKGALSWCGPDAVYVYTDFGPGSLTPSGYPRIVKLWRRGTPFEDAAVVYEGTDEDMYISARRIHTPGFERDLVSRSIAFYKSETYVATDPGTPEQTLTKLDIPDSAEAGFHREWLVIELRDEWTPTETTYAAGSLLAIEADRFLAGERDLTVLFEPTAKTSLAGATWTRNHLVLNVFEDVKNRLHVLTPPAPAPAPASGEWVRSEFPATDPVAAVGTRAVDAVESDEVWVVTSGYLTPATYGLTTIGAETVEPLKSAPAWFDTDGLRAEQRFATSADGTRIPYFIVGSAAALDGSAGPVPTLLYGYGGFEIPMTPGYSAGVGRAWLSEGGVYAVANIRGGGEYGPAWHQAALKENRHKAYEDFAAVARHLAETGVTDADHLGIQGGSNGGLLTGNMLTLYPELFGAVVIQVPLLDMKRYSHLLAGASWMAEYGDPDVPEEWEYIRMFSPYHLLDGSKTYPPVLLTTSTKDDRVHPGHARKMAALLAATGKDVTYYENIEGGHGGAANNAQSAHLSAFAWTFLRERLGLG
- a CDS encoding ABC1 kinase family protein translates to MSEAEGSSKGLPRRAATRTAKLAALPMGYAGRKALGLGKRIGGKPAEAVLADVHQRTADQLFRTLGELKGGAMKFGQMLSIMEAALPESQAAHYRAQLTRLQDSAPPMPTGIVRGLLARDLGPEWSDQLVELSEEPAASASIGQVHRGRWADGREVAVKVQYPGADEALRADLRQIGRVAAIGNAVVPGMDIKALVAELQERVVEELDYPKEAEAQRVFAEAYADHPLIDVPDVVAVGPSVLVTEWVESEGSIAKVIAEGTPEERDHYGELLVRFWFSAPELTGMLHADPHPGNFRVLSDGRLAVLDFGLAARLPDRGFPEPMGRLIRIASTGDADALVAGLRHEGFIREGIKVEPQHVLDYLAPFVTPALEERFRFTREWMREEFKRINDPKDPAYTVGLKLNLPPSYLLIHRVWLGGLGVLAQLNAEAPFREILEEHLPGFAG
- a CDS encoding nitroreductase/quinone reductase family protein — protein: MSTDEKHGSAWLPPRWFIRAAWWFHRRLYAAGGARFLRRPRPDRAGMLRLTTVGRRTGQERSVILSYVPDGSTYVTLAMNGWADPPPAWWLNLKARPEALAETVDGPRQVRAHEATGPERERLWAMLAAADDGWGDLDDFAARRSHQTPVVVLEVTEPAS